The Hypomesus transpacificus isolate Combined female chromosome 2, fHypTra1, whole genome shotgun sequence genome window below encodes:
- the LOC124480338 gene encoding uncharacterized protein LOC124480338: MMSDLQLMELEDELKSVDTFLEHLKTEETEKNRQKTKTTSPKPVHWKKRDHNGDIVHQRPRALRKQSTSQRPDEGRHVSSSPPLDHGQHLDHDLNMRQLEDLLQDSENMESQDFVQQPPLSSWSQRQKEVQQCWQQARPQNLDNLLSAENIVQMTCNHCHVKEAVIRCGECMPSEWFCAECDGSVHKHHTLHNRQTIMDGFFKYIPPTEAVTLCDTGKYSICEQDCFLPTALPQRICSCDTADAAVSTLFHQDLFHSFEAMNTAAPGMSRQAFTAMLDQRTKQYGRTGKVNADAFQRSFLQFVYCNYEENQLLGKEPLVCPACSPEMVAVSVDGNRKLYRFQKTNQSEEPGFFDGVFLARDSEVSSFVEEVRGTVKSTAGKAMCGDTQWNAARETSKRANNLDEEGVEFAVCRHGFLLKGLNMYRGEIFAYPMFLQKEFQSATFLAMDVTCRYVPYLTKVSEALTHLQPLQEMRHCLSVMHAKAHNTKCEILWTARNQEGAGTTLGEEVEQVNSFLSRCALTTKYMAKSVRTDMLTVHAMGWNERKENGLHIALSSRFKKTVEKTVDVAESLKTMQEQLHCCDDMLKQWVVDVKQWASSRSTAPGPVDAQSLQITIEALFVSICQKKHYLYRQNDRNKRRQKITQKIAQEKKRLLEDIQRYNQQPDGDPVDTELVVQKLSNKAAESMIWPWQEQNTDGVDILTKKKLFDHVMLASRLKEEKQILVKEMLQHCQYLKDSVAKVQTLMGTVLVSTQTGSLPNGLTEEGSKGLISALKRRLQDLRLKQQTIAGTYRCTLKPSNRLVEEEDREMEEDMDWQRGNSSDDDSDEEEDAEN; the protein is encoded by the exons ATGATGAGTGATTTGCAGTTGATGGAATTGGAGGATGAGCTCAAGAGTGTAGATACATTTCTTGAACATCTCAAGACAGAAGAG acagagaagaacagacagaaaactAAGACCACATCACCAAAGCCTGTTCATTGGAAGAAGAGGGACCACAATGGGGACATTGTTCACCAGCGCCCACGAGCCCTTAGAAAGCAGTCAACATCACAAAGACCAGACGAAGGAAGACATGTTTCTTCTTCACCGCCATTAGACCATGGCCAACACCTAGACCATG ATTTGAATATGCGGCAGCTTGAGGACCTTCTACAGGACTCAGAGAACATGGAATCGCAAGATTTTGTTCAGCAGCCACCATTGTCCAGTTGGAGTCAAAGGCAGAAAGAGGTCCAACAATGTTGGCAACAGGCGAGGCCACAGAACCTTGACAATTTACTTTCTGCTGAGAACATCGTACAGATGACATGCAATCACTGTCACGTGAAAGAAGCTGTCATCCGTTGTGGGGAATGTATGCCCTCAGAGTGGTTTTGTGCTGAGTGTGATGGCTCGGTACATAAACACCACACTCTTCACAACAGGCAAACCATCATGGATGGATTTTTCAAATACATCCCACCaacagaggctgtgacactCTGTGACACTGGAAAATACAGCATTTGTGAACAAG ATTGTTTTCTGCCAACAGCTCTACCTCAAAGGATATGCTCCTGTGACACCGCTGATGCAGCAGTCTCT ACACTGTTCCACCAGGATCTCTTCCATTCCTTTGAGGCTATGAacacagcagctccaggaatGTCCAGACAAGCCTTTACAGCAATGTTGGACCAGAGAACAAAGCAATATGGAAGA actggcaaagtgaatgcagatgcATTTCAGAGAAGTTTTCTGCAATTTGTGTACTGCAACTATGAAGAGAACCAACTTCTTGGAAAGGAGCCATTGGTCTGTCCAGCCTGTAGCCCTGAAATGGTGGCTGTTTCTGTGGATGGCAACAGAAAGTTGTACAGGTTCCAGAAAACAAACCA GAGTGAAGAGCCAGGGTTCTTTGATGGAGTGTTTTTAGCCCGAGACTCTGAGGTGTCCAGTTTTGTTGAGGAG GTCCGGGGAACTGTCAAGAGT ACCGCAGGAAAAGCGATGTGTGGTGACACCCAATGGAATGCAGCAAGAGAGACTTCAAAGCGGGCCAACAATTTGGATGAAGAAGGTGTGGAATTTGCTGTGTGTAGACATGGATTTCTTCTCAAAG GTCTGAATATGTATAGAGGAGAAATCTTTGCATATCCAATGTTTCTCCAAAAAGAGTTCCAGAGTGCTACATTTTTGGCCATGGATGTGACCTGCCGATATGTGCCATACTTGACAAAAGTGTCAGAGGCCCTGACGCATCTTCAACCCCTTCAGGAAATGAGGCATTGCTTGTCTGTGATGCATGCCAAAGCCCACAATACAAAATGCGAG ATTCTGTGGACTGCAAGGAACCAGGAGGGCGCCGGCACCACTCTCGGTGAAGAAGTAGAGCAAGTGAATAGTTTTCTCTCCAGATGTGCCCTTACCACCAAGTATATGGCCAAGTCAG TAAGAACTGACATGCTGACTGTCCATGCTATGGGGTGGAATGAACGGAAAGAGAATGGCCTCCATATAGCCTTGTCTTCTAGATTCAAGAAG ACAGTAGAGAAGACTGTGGATGTAGCTGAGAGCCTGAAGACAATGCAGGAGCAGTTGCATTGCTGTGATGACATGCTGAAACAATGGGTTGTTGATGTCAAGCAGTGGGCCAGTAGCA GAAGCACAGCACCTGGTCCTGTTGATGCTCAAAGTTTGCAGATCACAATCGAAGCACTCTTTGTGAGCATTTGTCAGAAAAAGCACTACCTTTACAGACAAAATG ATCGCAACAAAAGGCGACAGAAAATAACTCAAAAGATAGCCCAGGAAAAGAAACGGTTGCTGGAAGACATCCAGAGATACAACCAACAGCCTGATGGTGACCCTGTGGACACAGAGTTAGTTGTGCAGAAACTCTCTAACAAAGCTGCAGAGAGCATGATCTGGCCTTGGCAGGAACAGAACACAG ACGGTGTGGACATCCTTACAAAGAAGAAGCTCTTTGACCACGTAATGCTTGCCTCACGACTAAAAGAGGAAAAGCAGATCCTTGTGAAGGAGATGCTGCAGCACTGCCAGTACCTCAAGGACTCAGTGGCAAAGGTCCAGACACTGATGGGCACTGTTTTAgtgagcacacagacaggaa GCTTGCCAAATGGATTAaccgaggaggggtccaagggccTCATCAGTGCACTAAAAAGAAGACTGCAAGACCTGAGACTCAAACAGCAGACCATAGCAGGCACCTACAGATGCACTCTCAAACCAAGTAACAggctggtggaagaggaggacagggaaatggAAGAAGACATGGACTGGCAACGTGGCAACAGCTCGGATGATGatagtgatgaggaggaggatgcagagaattgA
- the mrpl32 gene encoding 39S ribosomal protein L32, mitochondrial, translating into MNTSKMIHLSGFVNVLSRSLLRLESRLAQATGLDRQLAPALVVQGSSLFPQPLDDEREETELTTEPSFLDNVFWMAAPKKRRTIEINRTRRRDETKLTKVQNNIEPCQECGHLKQKHILCGFCYEKVRRETAVIRAQIKTMEGKPLNGPALETVVLYENEMPGEADKEKRIVERNRKRPSWFNLY; encoded by the exons ATGAACACCTCAAAAATGATACATTTGTCTGGTTTCGTGAATGTTCTCAGCCGCTCTTTATTACGGTTGGAGAGCAGACTTGCACAAGCCACAGGACTTGATAGACAACTTG CCCCAGCTTTGGTTGTCCAGGGTTCCAGTCTCTTCCCTCAGCCCctggatgatgagagagaggagacagagctgACCACAGAGCCCAGCTTTTTGGACAATGTGTTCTGGATGGCAGCACCCAAGAAGAGACGCACAATAGAAATCAACAGGactaggaggagagatgagacaaAACTCACCAAAGTCCAA AACAACATTGAGCCATGTCAGGAGTGTGGTCACCTTAAACAGAAGCACATCCTGTGCGGGTTCTGCTATGAAAAGGTTCGAAGGGAGACAGCTGTTATCCGGGCACAGATCAAGACCATGGAGGGCAAGCCCCTGAACGGCCCAGCTCTTGAAACAGTGGTCCTGTATGAGAACGAGATGCCAGGGGAAGCTGACAAGGAAAAGAGAATAGTGGAAAGGAACAGGAAACGCCCCTCCTGGTTCAACCTCTACTAA